A genomic region of Herbaspirillum sp. DW155 contains the following coding sequences:
- a CDS encoding tyrosine recombinase XerC, translating to MDDAAAPASSLIAQYLSFLRSQRKLSPHTLSGYARDLQELRALLAVPGASPDAGEPLLQQVTQVQIRKCAARLHARGLNARSISRKLSAWRGLFAWLALEQAMRANPVDGIKPPKKSKPLPKALPADDAIRLVSQVDPARDPASTLAACNRAMFELLYSSGLRVSELVGIDVADVREGSYESAGWIDLAEAEVTVTGKGGKKRKVPVGKAALQAINDWLPLRASLVKADGGTDGHALFLNERGARMSPRVTQLRLNAHAKGVGMPADVHPHMLRHSFASHVLQSSGDLRAVQEMLGHASISATQVYTALDFQRLAQVYDQAHPRARKNSGK from the coding sequence ATGGATGATGCAGCTGCCCCGGCCTCTTCCCTGATCGCCCAATATCTTTCCTTCCTGCGCAGCCAGCGCAAGCTGTCGCCGCATACGCTCTCCGGCTATGCGCGCGACCTGCAAGAGCTGCGCGCCCTGCTGGCAGTGCCCGGTGCATCGCCGGATGCCGGCGAACCCTTGCTGCAGCAGGTGACCCAGGTGCAGATCCGCAAATGCGCCGCCCGCCTGCATGCGCGCGGGCTCAATGCCCGCTCCATCTCCCGCAAGCTGTCGGCCTGGCGCGGCCTGTTCGCCTGGCTGGCGCTGGAACAGGCGATGCGGGCCAACCCGGTCGATGGCATCAAGCCACCCAAGAAGAGCAAACCCCTGCCCAAGGCCCTGCCAGCCGATGACGCCATCCGACTGGTGTCGCAGGTCGATCCGGCGCGCGATCCGGCGTCCACCCTGGCGGCCTGCAACCGGGCCATGTTCGAGTTGCTCTATTCCAGTGGATTGCGGGTCTCCGAACTGGTGGGCATCGACGTGGCCGATGTGCGCGAAGGCAGTTATGAATCAGCCGGCTGGATCGACCTGGCCGAGGCCGAGGTCACCGTCACCGGCAAAGGCGGCAAGAAGCGCAAGGTCCCGGTGGGCAAGGCGGCCCTGCAGGCCATCAACGATTGGCTGCCCTTGCGCGCCAGCCTGGTCAAGGCCGATGGCGGCACGGATGGGCATGCGCTGTTTCTCAATGAACGTGGCGCGCGCATGTCGCCCAGGGTCACCCAGCTGCGCCTGAATGCCCATGCCAAGGGCGTGGGCATGCCGGCCGACGTGCATCCGCACATGCTGCGCCACTCCTTTGCCTCGCACGTGCTGCAAAGCTCAGGCGATCTGCGTGCGGTGCAGGAAATGCTGGGCCACGCCTCCATCAGCGCCACCCAGGTCTATACCGCGCTGGACTTCCAGCGCCTGGCCCAGGTCTATGACCAGGCCCATCCGCGCGCCCGCAAGAACAGCGGCAAATAG
- a CDS encoding transcriptional repressor has protein sequence MPTMKAKAAEPSPASTAAQAASVAALAEAQLREAGVRVTQARVNVLGALLETRSAASHQDIQDRFADMDRVTLYRALDCLTEAGLAHKISSDDRIFRYSAGTDQAEHGLHDHSQGKQHQHGHFKCTRCHRVFCLDASDGTDFLATVLPEAERHRSTAAQLQSALRKTLGKGFQSHEVELTIKGWCADCAD, from the coding sequence ATGCCGACCATGAAAGCCAAAGCCGCCGAACCCTCCCCCGCCAGCACTGCCGCGCAAGCCGCGTCAGTGGCCGCGCTGGCCGAGGCGCAACTGCGCGAAGCCGGCGTGCGCGTGACGCAAGCCCGGGTCAACGTCCTGGGCGCGCTACTGGAAACCCGTAGTGCCGCCTCCCACCAGGATATCCAGGACCGCTTCGCCGACATGGATCGGGTGACCCTCTACCGTGCCCTGGATTGCCTGACCGAAGCCGGCCTGGCGCACAAGATTTCCAGCGACGACCGCATCTTCCGCTACAGCGCCGGCACCGATCAGGCCGAGCACGGCCTGCACGATCATTCACAAGGCAAGCAGCATCAGCACGGCCACTTCAAGTGCACCCGCTGTCATCGGGTGTTCTGTCTGGATGCCAGCGATGGCACCGATTTCCTGGCCACCGTGCTGCCCGAGGCCGAGCGCCACCGTTCCACCGCCGCGCAACTGCAGTCGGCGCTGCGCAAGACCCTGGGCAAGGGCTTCCAGAGTCACGAAGTGGAACTGACCATCAAGGGCTGGTGCGCTGATTGCGCTGACTGA
- a CDS encoding HAD-IA family hydrolase produces the protein MASNTTPLWLFDLDNTLHNASHAIFPAINSNMNRIIKRVLDNDGRPSDEAAVNYLRRHYWKLYGATLLGLVRHHGLAVDEFLHEAHLFDDLPGMVRAERGIGRWLAQLPGQKILLTNAPRRYSRELVRHLGLHRHFSHHISIESMHVHRQLRPKPSRIMLRRLLARHKVAPHRCILVEDTVDNLKSARELGVRTAWVTQYLRGSQALLGHIGGQRVLSRLPGFVDVKVRSVRQLPRRLAALGAAR, from the coding sequence ATGGCGTCCAATACTACACCGCTCTGGCTGTTCGATCTCGACAATACCCTGCACAACGCTTCGCACGCGATCTTCCCCGCCATCAATAGCAACATGAACCGCATCATCAAGCGCGTGCTGGACAATGATGGCCGGCCCAGCGATGAGGCGGCGGTCAATTACCTGCGGCGGCATTACTGGAAGCTCTATGGTGCGACCCTGCTGGGTCTGGTGCGCCATCACGGCCTGGCGGTGGACGAATTCCTGCATGAGGCGCATCTCTTCGATGACCTGCCCGGCATGGTGCGGGCCGAGCGCGGCATCGGGCGCTGGCTCGCGCAACTGCCGGGGCAGAAGATCCTGCTGACCAATGCCCCGCGCCGCTATTCGCGCGAGCTGGTACGGCACCTGGGCCTGCACCGGCATTTCTCGCATCACATCTCCATCGAATCCATGCACGTGCATCGCCAGCTGCGTCCCAAGCCCTCGCGCATCATGTTGCGCAGGCTGCTGGCGCGGCACAAGGTGGCGCCGCATCGCTGCATCCTGGTGGAAGATACGGTGGATAACCTCAAGAGCGCCCGTGAACTCGGAGTGCGCACGGCCTGGGTGACCCAGTACCTGCGCGGTAGCCAGGCGCTGCTCGGGCATATCGGCGGGCAGCGCGTGCTGAGCCGCTTGCCGGGTTTTGTCGATGTGAAGGTTCGTTCAGTGCGGCAGTTACCGCGGCGGCTTGCAGCGCTGGGGGCTGCACGCTGA
- a CDS encoding TraB/GumN family protein, translating into MSLTWLSCLNLLAPARAASTTQLPSSAPPHGALYQISDGQHTLLLFGTIHVGAPDFYPLEPTLQQALADTPVLALELDPENAVAMQNAVQRYAVYPAGQHLLDQFDPALRQRTEAALRRFGMPAAKVQQMRPWMLAMVLSVQEYVRHGYRTDLAVDNHLAQTVRAHGGRIVELEGAQRQMSLFSQLTPAQQAQFLSDTLQELDDADLTRKLDRLVDAWRGADSAGFATALQEMQHDHSFTSRFAVDTLLRKRNPGLAAGIAELLREQDQAVAAIGILHLVGPDSVPVLLGKRGLQVRQLY; encoded by the coding sequence GTGAGTTTGACCTGGCTGTCCTGCCTGAACCTGCTGGCGCCGGCCCGTGCGGCCAGCACCACCCAACTCCCCTCGTCGGCGCCACCCCACGGCGCGCTTTACCAGATCTCCGACGGGCAGCACACACTGCTGCTGTTTGGCACCATCCATGTCGGCGCCCCGGATTTTTATCCGCTGGAACCGACGCTGCAACAGGCCCTGGCCGATACCCCCGTACTGGCGCTGGAACTGGACCCGGAGAACGCAGTGGCCATGCAAAACGCCGTGCAGCGCTACGCGGTCTATCCCGCCGGGCAGCATCTGCTGGACCAGTTCGACCCGGCGCTGCGCCAGCGCACCGAGGCCGCCTTGCGGCGTTTCGGCATGCCTGCCGCGAAGGTGCAGCAGATGCGTCCCTGGATGCTGGCGATGGTCCTGAGCGTGCAGGAGTATGTGCGCCACGGCTATCGTACCGACCTGGCCGTGGATAACCACCTGGCCCAGACCGTGCGCGCCCACGGCGGCCGGATTGTCGAACTGGAAGGTGCCCAGCGCCAGATGAGCCTGTTCAGCCAGTTGACCCCGGCACAGCAGGCGCAATTCCTGTCCGACACCCTGCAGGAGCTGGACGATGCCGACCTCACCCGCAAGCTGGACCGCCTGGTCGACGCCTGGCGCGGCGCCGACAGCGCCGGCTTTGCCACCGCCTTGCAGGAGATGCAGCACGACCACAGCTTCACCAGCCGCTTCGCGGTGGACACGCTACTGCGCAAACGCAATCCGGGTCTGGCCGCCGGCATCGCCGAACTGCTCAGGGAGCAGGACCAGGCGGTGGCGGCCATCGGGATTCTGCATCTGGTCGGCCCCGACAGCGTGCCGGTCTTGCTGGGCAAGAGGGGATTGCAGGTCAGACAACTCTATTGA
- the argB gene encoding acetylglutamate kinase gives MTTDLTHVAPQIKAEILAEALPYIRKFHGKTIVVKYGGNAMTEESLKHGFARDVILLKLVGMNPVVVHGGGPQIDAALKKIGKQGTFVQGMRITDEETMEVVEWVLGGEVQQDIVMLINHYGGQAVGLTGKDGGLIRARKMQMPDKEHPGAFLDIGYVGEIEAINPAVVKALQDDAFIPIISPIGFGDDGQAYNINADVVAGKIAEILHAEKLIMMTNIAGVQDKAGNLLTDLSAREIDEMFADGTISGGMLPKISSALDAAKSGVNTVHIIDGRIEHSLLLEVLTEQAFGTMIRSH, from the coding sequence ATGACCACCGACCTGACCCACGTAGCCCCCCAGATCAAAGCCGAAATCCTGGCCGAGGCGCTGCCGTACATCCGCAAATTCCACGGCAAGACCATCGTGGTCAAGTACGGCGGCAACGCGATGACCGAAGAAAGCCTGAAGCACGGCTTCGCCCGCGACGTGATCCTGTTGAAGCTGGTCGGCATGAATCCGGTGGTGGTCCACGGTGGTGGCCCGCAGATCGATGCGGCGCTCAAGAAGATCGGCAAGCAGGGTACCTTCGTTCAGGGCATGCGCATTACCGATGAAGAAACCATGGAAGTGGTGGAATGGGTGTTGGGCGGTGAAGTGCAGCAGGACATCGTGATGCTGATCAATCACTACGGCGGCCAGGCGGTGGGCCTGACCGGCAAGGATGGCGGCCTGATCCGCGCGCGCAAGATGCAGATGCCGGACAAGGAACATCCCGGCGCCTTCCTCGACATCGGCTACGTGGGCGAGATCGAGGCGATCAACCCGGCGGTGGTCAAGGCGCTGCAGGATGATGCCTTCATCCCCATCATCTCGCCCATCGGTTTCGGCGACGATGGCCAGGCCTACAACATCAATGCCGACGTGGTGGCCGGCAAGATCGCCGAGATCCTGCATGCCGAAAAGCTGATCATGATGACCAACATCGCCGGCGTGCAGGACAAGGCCGGTAACCTGCTGACCGACCTGTCGGCGCGCGAGATCGACGAGATGTTCGCCGACGGTACCATCTCCGGCGGCATGCTGCCCAAGATTTCCTCGGCCCTGGACGCGGCCAAGTCGGGCGTGAACACGGTGCACATCATCGACGGCCGCATCGAACACTCGCTGCTGCTGGAAGTGCTGACCGAACAGGCTTTCGGGACCATGATCCGTTCGCACTGA
- a CDS encoding type III pantothenate kinase, whose protein sequence is MMLLIDAGNTRIKWALAAAAGEAAALPVRWLQQGAVERAGVQALAQDWAALASQLAPAADLQVCVSNVAGTALRESLQAILHTVFGPRAVIEWFASTPERAGLRNGYRHPGQLGCDRFAAAIGARALFPGQELLVATCGTATTIDLVTAGGVFEGGMILPGFGTMATSLALNTAQLPRIDGAAPPERLFADNTVDAIVAGCIAAQVGAIEHALAERRRLHPGAALRCLLAGGAGVLLAPYLALGDTPLEKVDNLVLIGLYAAMNHGR, encoded by the coding sequence ATGATGCTGCTGATCGACGCCGGCAATACCCGCATCAAGTGGGCGCTCGCGGCCGCTGCCGGTGAGGCCGCCGCGCTGCCCGTGCGGTGGTTGCAGCAAGGGGCGGTGGAACGCGCCGGGGTGCAGGCACTGGCGCAGGATTGGGCGGCACTGGCCAGCCAGCTGGCACCTGCGGCGGACCTGCAGGTCTGCGTGTCCAACGTCGCCGGAACGGCCCTGCGGGAGAGCCTGCAGGCCATCCTGCATACGGTGTTCGGGCCGCGCGCGGTGATCGAATGGTTTGCCTCCACCCCTGAGCGCGCCGGCCTGCGCAATGGCTATCGCCATCCCGGCCAGCTCGGCTGCGACCGCTTTGCGGCGGCCATCGGGGCGCGCGCGCTGTTTCCGGGACAGGAACTGCTGGTGGCGACCTGCGGCACGGCCACCACCATCGATCTGGTCACTGCCGGCGGTGTTTTCGAGGGCGGCATGATCCTGCCGGGCTTCGGCACCATGGCCACGTCGCTGGCCTTGAATACCGCCCAGCTGCCCCGCATCGATGGCGCTGCACCGCCCGAACGCCTGTTTGCCGACAATACGGTCGACGCCATCGTCGCCGGCTGCATCGCGGCCCAGGTCGGGGCCATCGAGCATGCCCTGGCCGAACGGCGCCGCCTGCATCCCGGCGCCGCGCTGCGCTGCTTGCTGGCCGGTGGGGCGGGCGTGTTGCTGGCGCCTTATCTGGCGCTGGGCGATACACCGCTGGAAAAAGTGGATAATCTGGTGCTCATTGGCCTGTATGCGGCCATGAACCATGGACGCTGA
- a CDS encoding biotin--[acetyl-CoA-carboxylase] ligase codes for MRLTFPLSAEPEPAPLVRPERIGMLLAGSDSQGQQRIDVEAVAQTGSTNVDLMQRLSTLERPLLLVADRQTAGRGRAGRPWHAVPEDSLTFSLAWRLQRPTHALLGLPLAVGVALAEALEVFGIRPQLKWPNDVLRDGAKLAGILIETAADGGRAEATWAVIGIGLNLAAPAGLEDELQRAIGAAPELQKVPRETVLAIIASALAGVLEEFEARGFGAFVKRWEAFHAYAGQSVKIVDNGRVLQEGTAVGVDMMGRFLMDTEAGQVEILAGDVSLRLQDA; via the coding sequence ATGAGACTGACTTTCCCCCTGTCCGCCGAGCCTGAGCCGGCGCCGCTGGTGCGCCCGGAGCGCATCGGCATGCTCCTGGCTGGTTCCGACAGCCAGGGCCAGCAACGCATCGATGTCGAAGCAGTGGCCCAGACCGGCTCCACCAACGTCGACCTGATGCAGCGCCTGTCTACCCTGGAGCGTCCGCTGCTGCTGGTGGCCGACCGCCAGACCGCCGGCCGCGGCCGCGCCGGCCGTCCCTGGCACGCCGTTCCTGAAGATTCGCTGACTTTTTCGCTGGCCTGGCGCCTGCAGCGCCCCACCCATGCCTTGCTGGGTTTGCCGCTGGCCGTCGGCGTGGCATTGGCCGAGGCGCTGGAAGTCTTTGGCATCCGGCCGCAGCTGAAGTGGCCCAATGATGTCTTGCGGGATGGCGCCAAGCTGGCGGGCATCCTCATCGAGACCGCCGCCGATGGCGGCCGCGCCGAGGCCACCTGGGCCGTGATCGGGATCGGCCTGAATCTGGCCGCGCCGGCGGGCCTGGAAGATGAACTCCAGCGCGCCATCGGCGCCGCTCCCGAACTGCAGAAGGTGCCGCGCGAGACCGTGCTGGCCATCATTGCCAGCGCGCTGGCGGGCGTGCTGGAGGAATTCGAGGCGCGCGGCTTCGGGGCCTTCGTCAAGCGCTGGGAGGCCTTCCACGCCTATGCCGGCCAGTCCGTCAAGATCGTCGACAACGGCCGCGTGCTGCAGGAAGGCACGGCCGTCGGGGTGGACATGATGGGCCGCTTCCTCATGGATACCGAGGCCGGACAGGTCGAGATCCTGGCCGGCGATGTGTCGCTGCGCCTGCAAGACGCATGA
- a CDS encoding VanZ family protein yields the protein MPAPSDSRPEPPATPASAPLASSFARVSLLLYTLLIVYASWYPFSGWRDMGIRPFDYLGARLPYYWTVFDVWTNVAGYVPLGLLLVLALHPHLRPWWAVWPATLAGVLLSACMEAVQTYLPSRVPSNLDLLTNSLGVVLGALLGAACSRTFLHESRFLLLRRRWFSSEASRGLVVSGLWPLALIYPQNHLFGLGHLVPPLSAFFSDLLDTPIDLATAWLNSAQPSAEQYWLADVIVTACGLTGAALLTLLLLRRQAPRRRLLALYLLACIATKSLACALFFAPQNAFVWISPSAVGGIMLGTMMIAGLAWAPPTAQRRVAALALIVSLVVTNAVPANPYYLSTLETWVQGKFLNFDGAAQFLSVLWPFLALWFLFHPVHRRQS from the coding sequence ATGCCTGCCCCCTCCGACTCCCGCCCCGAGCCTCCCGCCACCCCGGCCAGTGCGCCGCTGGCGTCCTCGTTTGCGCGCGTGAGCCTGCTGCTCTATACGCTGCTGATCGTCTACGCCAGCTGGTATCCCTTCTCCGGCTGGCGCGACATGGGCATCAGACCCTTCGATTACCTGGGCGCGCGGCTGCCTTATTACTGGACGGTCTTCGACGTCTGGACCAACGTGGCCGGCTACGTCCCGCTGGGCCTGCTGCTGGTGCTGGCGCTGCATCCGCATCTGCGCCCCTGGTGGGCGGTGTGGCCGGCCACGCTGGCCGGGGTGCTGCTGTCTGCCTGCATGGAAGCGGTCCAGACCTACCTGCCCTCGCGCGTGCCCTCCAACCTGGACCTGCTGACCAATTCCCTGGGCGTAGTGCTGGGCGCCCTGCTGGGCGCGGCCTGCAGCCGCACCTTCCTGCACGAGAGCCGCTTTTTGCTGCTGCGCCGGCGCTGGTTCTCCAGTGAGGCCAGCCGGGGGCTGGTCGTGTCCGGACTGTGGCCGCTGGCGCTGATCTATCCGCAGAACCACCTGTTCGGCCTGGGGCATCTGGTGCCGCCATTGTCGGCCTTCTTCTCCGATCTCCTTGATACCCCCATCGATCTGGCCACTGCCTGGCTCAACAGTGCGCAGCCCAGCGCCGAGCAATACTGGCTGGCCGACGTCATCGTCACCGCCTGCGGGCTGACCGGTGCGGCCCTGCTGACACTGCTGCTGTTGCGCCGACAGGCCCCGCGGCGGCGCCTGCTGGCGCTTTACCTGCTGGCCTGCATCGCCACCAAGTCGCTGGCCTGCGCGCTCTTCTTCGCACCGCAGAACGCCTTCGTGTGGATTTCGCCCAGCGCCGTGGGCGGCATCATGCTGGGCACGATGATGATCGCGGGACTGGCGTGGGCGCCGCCCACGGCGCAGCGGCGGGTGGCGGCGCTGGCGCTGATCGTGAGCCTGGTGGTGACCAATGCGGTGCCGGCCAACCCCTATTACCTCTCCACGCTGGAAACCTGGGTACAGGGCAAATTCCTCAACTTCGACGGCGCCGCGCAGTTCCTGTCGGTGCTGTGGCCCTTCCTGGCGCTCTGGTTCCTGTTCCACCCGGTGCACCGCAGGCAAAGCTGA
- a CDS encoding (2Fe-2S) ferredoxin domain-containing protein: MSDQDKPFYEHHVFFCLNQRQPGERTCCADKGAQAAQEHAKKRIKQLGLSAPGKVRINKAGCLERCEEGPVVVIYPQGTWYTYVDKEDIDEIIDSHIVGGKVVDRLKI, translated from the coding sequence ATGAGCGATCAAGATAAGCCCTTCTACGAACATCACGTCTTCTTCTGCCTGAACCAGCGCCAGCCCGGCGAACGTACCTGCTGTGCCGACAAGGGCGCGCAGGCCGCCCAGGAACACGCCAAGAAACGCATCAAGCAACTGGGCCTGTCCGCCCCCGGCAAGGTGCGCATCAACAAGGCCGGCTGCCTGGAGCGCTGCGAAGAAGGTCCGGTGGTGGTGATCTACCCGCAAGGCACCTGGTACACCTATGTCGACAAGGAAGACATCGACGAGATCATCGACAGCCACATCGTCGGCGGCAAGGTCGTGGATCGCCTGAAAATATGA
- a CDS encoding alpha/beta hydrolase, with protein sequence MNVHTQNFQIAGAVGQLDCALDLPDPELFAAPVGLALVAHPHPLYGGTMDNKVAQTLARTFLALGYVAVRMNFRGVGKSEGVHDHGAGETDDMALLLQHMRTRYPDLPLALGGFSFGTFVQAQLQQRLLQQDPASAAERLVLVGTAAGKWPMPPAPANTILIHGEQDDTIPLSAVLDWARPQELPVVVIPGSDHFFHRKLQHIKNVVVESWHRRPAQLQA encoded by the coding sequence ATGAACGTACACACCCAAAACTTCCAAATCGCCGGCGCCGTCGGCCAGCTCGACTGCGCGCTGGACCTGCCCGATCCGGAACTCTTCGCCGCGCCGGTCGGACTGGCGCTGGTGGCGCATCCGCATCCGCTCTATGGCGGCACCATGGACAACAAGGTCGCGCAAACCCTGGCCCGCACCTTCCTGGCGCTGGGCTACGTGGCGGTGCGCATGAATTTCCGTGGCGTGGGCAAGTCCGAAGGCGTGCATGACCACGGCGCCGGCGAGACCGACGACATGGCCCTGCTGCTGCAGCACATGCGCACCCGCTATCCCGACCTGCCGCTGGCATTGGGCGGCTTCTCCTTCGGTACCTTCGTGCAGGCGCAATTGCAGCAGCGCCTGCTGCAGCAGGATCCCGCCTCGGCCGCCGAGCGCCTGGTGCTGGTGGGTACCGCCGCCGGCAAGTGGCCCATGCCGCCGGCACCGGCCAATACCATCCTGATCCACGGCGAGCAGGACGACACCATTCCCCTGTCGGCCGTGCTCGACTGGGCGCGGCCGCAGGAGCTGCCGGTGGTGGTGATTCCGGGCTCGGATCACTTTTTTCACCGCAAGCTGCAACATATCAAAAATGTCGTGGTCGAAAGCTGGCATCGCCGCCCGGCGCAGCTTCAGGCATGA
- a CDS encoding D-alanyl-D-alanine carboxypeptidase family protein, with protein MKKLLAAFAATVLSLSALTASAQTLPPPTVAAKSWLLLDASANQVIASSEPDMRVEPASLTKLMTAYLAFAALRDKRLSLEQEVNVSVNAWKVDPSSSKMFIEPNKPVSIDNLLYGLISVSGNDAAVAVAEAVSGTEDAFVQLMNREAQRQGLTNTHFSNPHGLPSPDTYTTARDLSILCRNLINDFPDYYKRYYSVKKFTYNNITQPNRNRLLWLDPTVDGMKTGHTSSAGYSLITSAHRPVPNGERRLISVVIGTVSDQVRTQESQKLLNWGFQNFDAVKLYAKGQAVDTPDVWKGSQSKIKVGFKNDVYITIPKGTADKVKTKLERNDPLIAPISENAKVGTLKVTIDDKTVAELPVIALESVGPAGFIGRAWDSLRLMFK; from the coding sequence ATGAAAAAGCTTCTCGCGGCATTCGCCGCAACCGTCCTATCTCTTTCCGCCCTAACCGCCTCCGCCCAAACCCTGCCGCCGCCGACCGTGGCGGCCAAGAGCTGGCTGCTGCTGGACGCCTCGGCCAACCAGGTGATCGCCTCCAGCGAGCCCGACATGCGTGTGGAACCGGCTTCGCTGACCAAGCTGATGACCGCCTACCTGGCCTTCGCCGCCCTGCGCGACAAGCGCCTGAGCCTGGAACAGGAAGTGAACGTTTCCGTCAACGCCTGGAAGGTCGATCCGAGCAGCTCCAAGATGTTCATCGAGCCCAACAAGCCGGTCTCCATCGACAACCTGCTCTATGGCCTGATCTCGGTGTCGGGCAACGATGCGGCCGTAGCCGTGGCCGAAGCGGTCTCCGGTACCGAAGACGCGTTCGTGCAGCTGATGAATCGTGAGGCGCAGCGTCAGGGCCTGACCAATACCCACTTCAGCAACCCGCACGGCCTGCCCAGCCCGGATACCTATACCACTGCGCGTGACCTGTCGATCCTGTGCCGCAACCTGATCAACGACTTCCCCGACTACTACAAGCGCTATTACTCGGTGAAGAAGTTCACCTACAACAACATCACCCAGCCCAACCGCAACCGCCTGCTGTGGCTGGACCCGACGGTGGACGGCATGAAGACCGGCCACACCTCCAGCGCCGGCTATTCGCTGATCACCTCGGCGCACCGTCCGGTGCCCAATGGCGAGCGCCGCCTGATCTCGGTGGTGATCGGTACCGTCTCCGACCAGGTGCGTACGCAGGAAAGCCAGAAGCTGCTGAACTGGGGCTTCCAGAACTTCGACGCCGTGAAGCTGTACGCCAAGGGCCAGGCCGTGGATACGCCGGACGTGTGGAAGGGTTCGCAGAGCAAGATCAAGGTCGGTTTCAAGAATGATGTCTACATCACCATTCCCAAGGGAACGGCTGACAAGGTGAAGACCAAGCTGGAACGCAATGATCCGCTGATCGCCCCGATCTCGGAAAACGCCAAGGTCGGCACCCTGAAGGTGACCATCGATGACAAGACCGTGGCCGAACTGCCGGTGATCGCACTGGAATCGGTGGGTCCGGCAGGCTTCATCGGCCGTGCCTGGGATTCGCTGCGCTTGATGTTCAAGTAA